A section of the Salvelinus sp. IW2-2015 linkage group LG7, ASM291031v2, whole genome shotgun sequence genome encodes:
- the slc35c2 gene encoding solute carrier family 35 member C2 — MACPVQFLCRAVRTVGLVLVYYVFSIGITFYNKWLMKGFHYPLFMTLVHLTIIFCLSTLTRSAMQCWTGKPRVMLNWTDYLTKVAPVAIATALDIGLSNWSFLFITISLYTMTKSSAVLFILFFSLVFKLEHPNPYLIVVVLLIASGLFMFTFKSTQFNLKGFIMVLLASFIGGIRWTLTQVLMQKAELGLQNPIDTMYHLQPLMFMGLFPLFLFNEGLSLSTSEKLFRVNELSSLLYTLVMLSIGGSLAFGLGFSEFLLVSKTSSLTLSIAGIFKEACTLLLAAGLMGDRMSGLNLMGFAVCVSGISLHVGLKTYYSKSKIHSLRQLPVKNSQDLEVPLLCHMEDEGEETAADDDKEQEILL, encoded by the exons ATGGCTTGCCCTGTCCAGTTCCTATGCCGGGCTGTCCGCACTGTGGGCCTGGTCCTCGTTTACTATGTCTTCTCCATCGGCATCACCTTTTATAACAAGTGGCTGATGAAG GGCTTCCACTACCCACTGTTCATGACGCTGGTCCACCTCACCATAATATTCTGTCTCTCTACCCTGACCCGCTCGGCCATGCAATGCTGGACAGGGAAGCCTCGGGTCATGTTGAACTGGACAGACTACCTCACAAAGGTTGCCCCAGTCG CCATTGCAACAGCGCTGGACATTGGACTCTCCAATTGGAGCTTCCTCTTCATCACCATCagctt GTACACAATGACCAAGTCTTCTGCAGTgctcttcatcctcttcttctcattggtttttaAACTAGAGCATCCG AACCCATACCTGATCGTGGTGGTCCTTCTGATAGCCAGCGGCCTGTTCATGTTCACCTTCAAGTCGACCCAGTTCAACCTGAAGGGCTTCATCATGGTACTGCTGGCATCGTTCATCGGCGGGATCCGGTGGACCCTCACACAGGTCCTGATGCAGAAAGCAGAGCTGG GGCTCCAGAACCCAATAGACACCATGTACCATCTACAGCCGCTCATGTTCATGGGCCTCTTCCCGCTCTTCCTCTTCAACGAAG GGCTGAGCCTAAGTACCTCAGAGAAGCTGTTCCGTGTTAATGAGCTCTCTTCCCTGCTCTACACTCTGGTCATGCTGAGTATAGGCGGATCACTGGCCTTTGGCCTGGGCTTCTCCGAGTTCCTGCTAGTCTCAAAGACCTCCAGTCTCACTTTATCCATAGCAGGGATCTTTAAG GAGGCGTGTACTCTGCTGCTGGCAGCAGGCCTGATGGGGGACAGGATGAGTGGACTCAACTTGATGGGTTTCGCTGTCTGTGTTTCTGGCATCTCCCTGCATGTGGGGCTGAAGACATACTATTCCAAAA GTAAAATTCACTCGTTGAGACAGCTGCCCGTTAAAAACAGCCAAGATCTGGAAGTACCCCTATTATGTCATATGGAAGACGAGGGGGAGGAGACAGCTGCTGATGATGATAAAGAGCAGGAGATTCTACTCTGA
- the taf13 gene encoding transcription initiation factor TFIID subunit 13 yields MAEEEDEVGFDEDLDDGAGGADGNHGKRKRLFSKELRCMMYGFGDDQNPYTESVDILEDLVIEFVTEMTHKAMSIGRQGRVQVEDIVFLIRKDPRKFARVKDLLTMNEELKRARKAFDEANYGS; encoded by the coding sequence ATGGCGGAGGAGGAAGACGAAGTTGGTTTTGACGAGGATTTGGATGACGGGGCGGGTGGAGCGGATGGGAACCACGGCAAAAGGAAAAGGCTGTTCTCTAAAGAACTTCGGTGTATGATGTATGGATTTGGAGATGACCAGAATCCCTACACCGAGTCAGTGGACATCCTGGAGGACCTTGTGATCGAGTTCGTCACGGAGATGACACACAAAGCCATGTCCATCGGACGCCAGGGCCGTGTCCAGGTGGAGGACATTGTTTTCCTTATCCGGAAAGATCCAAGGAAGTTTGCCAGAGTGAAAGACCTCTTGACGATGAACGAGGAGCTGAAGAGAGCCCGCAAGGCCTTTGATGAAGCGAACTATGGCTCTTAG